In Strigops habroptila isolate Jane chromosome 6, bStrHab1.2.pri, whole genome shotgun sequence, a single genomic region encodes these proteins:
- the ETAA1 gene encoding ewing's tumor-associated antigen 1 isoform X2 has translation MPRSRRKGSCLRPAALRRRSGGGGEEQLTRRRPAEPPAEPSAEDAASGAEGGAGPGLPAGEAPRAPRPSPSPSREAGVRGAAESCLHKTPKRSLSRKSRIPTFSSPINDTDVQQEIFWDPHSPIAHRLGSGKTKQSASRCAVEISDIVNRIAPQDEKAACNEGSLLGTWIGEDAIPCTPGVVKVRPRTKLSCTRDLKIKNPDEELMKLAKEFDKNLVELDAVQEQEKLGHDVIQTASVSLNHSKDEVNRKNLKSLLGEVSEADTALSLKPVGQSTGIPAAEPCQSSSQKSIDLEAEVALHALFDCSTQKCSGQLSQGLSDISLNNSFHDNKSTLEEERLPEQIRKNTPCALGSMNQTFPKSDTHTLTKKNPSLKPQLAASSKLHGAVNDDFDDWDTNFLADDSFVMQITQNPELISTEEAPPIPTNPSVHGFSDASRANERSSHNAVTCLGSVHKSNSLQFSPLKHPSKNTQNTVKSLPLQEPYQTHNSKTETTPFHGKSDIKPDKINPVWKSVQNSGLNYIPFSLQSEVKNGNETIQPKSAPVPVFPSRSNPYKQWSGKPGNNTHGIFCESSSVSMSMKPKDLTKVVNQANAGHLNQAEIPKKCPLSFDDWNEPKFSDEILDMFCESNSLWDANCEDDELLYQVCDDIEKQTQSQDVKQGNERAKTIQGPSINSRSNIDNSFPASKQGLPDLLAQKINAKRDAFSLNDSCRNSSKVPHGLATTGHIVNCKNVSSPQTVGLGTSTECKYTLSKNCHQAASEDTTKTVAGKWYRSNSVPAGETGSEGLEGSKNQVNVALHSKLDNKKSPFKRHLSESFALPTSVSVVEQKNRKCSQEEIERKKQEALARRKSRMQAYVKDA, from the exons ATGCCCCGTAGCCGGCGGAAAGGGTCCTGCCTCAGGCCCGCCGCCCTGAGGaggcggagcggcggcggcggcgaggaGCAGCTCACCCGGCGGCGGCCGGCGGAGCCCCCGGCAGAGCCCTCCGCGGAGGACGCGGCCAGCGGCGCGGAAGGCGGCGCGGGCCCCGGCCTGCCCGCGGGTGAGGCGCCGCGCGCGCCCCGGCCGTCGCCGTCGCCGTCGCGGGAGGCGGGGGTGCGCGGCGCTGCAG AGTCATGTTTACATAAAACACCAAAGAGATCGTTGAGTAGGAAATCCCGAATACCTACTTTCAGCTCTCCTATTAATGACACCGATGTACAGCAAGAAATCTTTTGGGATCCTCATTCACCAATTGCACACAGACTAG gCAGTGGAAAAACCAAACAGTCTGCCAGTAGATGCGCAGTAGAAATCTCGGACATTGTTAATCGTATTGCTCCTCAG GATGAAAAAGCAGCCTGCAATGAAGGCTCCCTTTTAGGGACATGGATTGGTGAGGATGCTATTCCCTGTACACCTGGAGTAGTAAAAGTGCGACCTAGGACAAAGTTAAGTTGTACAAG agatcttaaaattaaaaatcctgaCGAGGAACTCATGAAACTGGCTAAGGAATTTGATAAAAACCTAGTAGAGCTAGATGCTGTTCAGGAACAAGAGAAGCTTGGTCATGACGTCATCCAGACTGCCTCAGTGTCTTTAAATCATTCTAAAGATGAAGTAAATAGGAAGAACCTGAAATCACTCCTCGGTGAAGTTTCTGAAGCAGATACTGCTCTCTCCCTGAAACCAGTTGGACAGAGCACCggcatccctgctgcagagccctgtcAATCTAGCAGTCAGAAATCTATAGACCTTGAGGCTGAAGTAGCCCTTCATGCTCTTTTTGACTGCTCTACCCAGAAGTGTAGCGGACAGTTGAGCCAAGGACTATcagatatttctttaaataatagtTTCCATGACAATAAAAGCACCTTGGAGGAGGAACGCCTTCCTGagcaaattagaaaaaatactcCATGTGCACTAGGAAGCATGAACCAGACTTTTCCAAAATCTGATACTCACACactgaccaaaaaaaatccttctttgaAGCCACAGTTGGCGGCTTCCAGTAAGCTTCATGGAGCAGTTAATGATGACTTTGATGACTGGGATACAAACTTTTTGGCAGATGACTCTTTTGTGATGCAAATAACACAAAATCCTGAATTGATAAGTACTGAAGAAGCACCACCAATTCCTACAAATCCATCTGTGCATGGTTTCAGTGATGCTAGCAGAGCTAATGAAAGAAGTAGCCACAATGCAGTTACTTGTTTGGGGAGTGTACACAAATCTAACAGTCTGCAGTTTTCACCTTTGAAACATCCTagtaaaaacacacaaaacactgtaaaatcTCTTCCTTTACAAGAGCCATATCAGACACACAACTCAAAGACAGAGACCACACCCTTTCATGGCAAAAGTGACATTAAACCAgataaaataaatcctgtttGGAAAAGTGTCCAAAATAGTGGTTTGAACTATATTCCTTTTTCATTGCAATCTGAAGTGAAGAATGGAAATGAAACTATCCAGCCTAAAAGTGCCCCtgttcctgtttttccttcaaGATCTAATCCTTATAAACAATGGTCTGGAAAACCTGGGAATAACACACACGGTATTTTTTGTGAATCATCCAGTGTTTCTATGAGTATGAAACCTAAGGATCTAACTAAAGTGGTTAACCAAGCTAATGCAGGTCACTTAAATCAAGCTGAAATACCAAAGAAGTGTCCTCTATCATTTGATGACTGGAATGAACCAAAATTCTCTGATGAGATACTAGATATGTTTTGTGAATCCAATAGTCTTTGGGATGCAAACTGTGAAGATGATGAATTGCTGTATCAGGTGTGTGATGATATAGAAAAGCAGACTCAGAGCCAGGATGTTaaacaaggaaatgaaagagcTAAAACTATACAAGGACCCAGTATTAATTCCAGATCAAATATTGATAACAGCTTCCCAGCATCTAAACAAGGACTACCTGATCTCTTGgcacaaaaaataaatgcaaaacgGGATGCTTTCTCACTAAACGATTCCTGTAGGAATTCATCAAAGGTTCCACATGGGCTGGCCACAACAGGTCACATAGTGAACTGTAAAAATGTCTCAAGTCCTCAAACTGTGGGCTTAGGCACTTCCACGGAATGTAAATACACACTGTCTAAAAACTGTCATCAAGCTGCTTCTGAAGATACTACAAAGACTGTTGCAGGAAAATGGTACAGGTCAAATTCTGTGCCAGCAGGAGAGACTGGTTCTGAA GGTTTGGAAGGAAGCAAGAATCAGGTGAATGTGGCTTTGCACAGCAAGCTTGACAATAAGAAATCACCTTTCAAGAGGCACCTTTCAGAGTCTTTTGCACTGCCGACATCAG TGTCTGTGGTggaacaaaaaaatagaaaatgttctCAAGAGGagattgaaaggaaaa
- the ETAA1 gene encoding ewing's tumor-associated antigen 1 isoform X1, giving the protein MPRSRRKGSCLRPAALRRRSGGGGEEQLTRRRPAEPPAEPSAEDAASGAEGGAGPGLPAGEAPRAPRPSPSPSREAGVRGAAESCLHKTPKRSLSRKSRIPTFSSPINDTDVQQEIFWDPHSPIAHRLGSGKTKQSASRCAVEISDIVNRIAPQDEKAACNEGSLLGTWIGEDAIPCTPGVVKVRPRTKLSCTRDLKIKNPDEELMKLAKEFDKNLVELDAVQEQEKLGHDVIQTASVSLNHSKDEVNRKNLKSLLGEVSEADTALSLKPVGQSTGIPAAEPCQSSSQKSIDLEAEVALHALFDCSTQKCSGQLSQGLSDISLNNSFHDNKSTLEEERLPEQIRKNTPCALGSMNQTFPKSDTHTLTKKNPSLKPQLAASSKLHGAVNDDFDDWDTNFLADDSFVMQITQNPELISTEEAPPIPTNPSVHGFSDASRANERSSHNAVTCLGSVHKSNSLQFSPLKHPSKNTQNTVKSLPLQEPYQTHNSKTETTPFHGKSDIKPDKINPVWKSVQNSGLNYIPFSLQSEVKNGNETIQPKSAPVPVFPSRSNPYKQWSGKPGNNTHGIFCESSSVSMSMKPKDLTKVVNQANAGHLNQAEIPKKCPLSFDDWNEPKFSDEILDMFCESNSLWDANCEDDELLYQVCDDIEKQTQSQDVKQGNERAKTIQGPSINSRSNIDNSFPASKQGLPDLLAQKINAKRDAFSLNDSCRNSSKVPHGLATTGHIVNCKNVSSPQTVGLGTSTECKYTLSKNCHQAASEDTTKTVAGKWYRSNSVPAGETGSEVSPVNAVNIFSSKTLDSPDLLYNMGKMPNNSSGNKTSLMPSKFKFRKTNNFQGALHVGSENPGSHSGIGITLQGLEGSKNQVNVALHSKLDNKKSPFKRHLSESFALPTSVSVVEQKNRKCSQEEIERKKQEALARRKSRMQAYVKDA; this is encoded by the exons ATGCCCCGTAGCCGGCGGAAAGGGTCCTGCCTCAGGCCCGCCGCCCTGAGGaggcggagcggcggcggcggcgaggaGCAGCTCACCCGGCGGCGGCCGGCGGAGCCCCCGGCAGAGCCCTCCGCGGAGGACGCGGCCAGCGGCGCGGAAGGCGGCGCGGGCCCCGGCCTGCCCGCGGGTGAGGCGCCGCGCGCGCCCCGGCCGTCGCCGTCGCCGTCGCGGGAGGCGGGGGTGCGCGGCGCTGCAG AGTCATGTTTACATAAAACACCAAAGAGATCGTTGAGTAGGAAATCCCGAATACCTACTTTCAGCTCTCCTATTAATGACACCGATGTACAGCAAGAAATCTTTTGGGATCCTCATTCACCAATTGCACACAGACTAG gCAGTGGAAAAACCAAACAGTCTGCCAGTAGATGCGCAGTAGAAATCTCGGACATTGTTAATCGTATTGCTCCTCAG GATGAAAAAGCAGCCTGCAATGAAGGCTCCCTTTTAGGGACATGGATTGGTGAGGATGCTATTCCCTGTACACCTGGAGTAGTAAAAGTGCGACCTAGGACAAAGTTAAGTTGTACAAG agatcttaaaattaaaaatcctgaCGAGGAACTCATGAAACTGGCTAAGGAATTTGATAAAAACCTAGTAGAGCTAGATGCTGTTCAGGAACAAGAGAAGCTTGGTCATGACGTCATCCAGACTGCCTCAGTGTCTTTAAATCATTCTAAAGATGAAGTAAATAGGAAGAACCTGAAATCACTCCTCGGTGAAGTTTCTGAAGCAGATACTGCTCTCTCCCTGAAACCAGTTGGACAGAGCACCggcatccctgctgcagagccctgtcAATCTAGCAGTCAGAAATCTATAGACCTTGAGGCTGAAGTAGCCCTTCATGCTCTTTTTGACTGCTCTACCCAGAAGTGTAGCGGACAGTTGAGCCAAGGACTATcagatatttctttaaataatagtTTCCATGACAATAAAAGCACCTTGGAGGAGGAACGCCTTCCTGagcaaattagaaaaaatactcCATGTGCACTAGGAAGCATGAACCAGACTTTTCCAAAATCTGATACTCACACactgaccaaaaaaaatccttctttgaAGCCACAGTTGGCGGCTTCCAGTAAGCTTCATGGAGCAGTTAATGATGACTTTGATGACTGGGATACAAACTTTTTGGCAGATGACTCTTTTGTGATGCAAATAACACAAAATCCTGAATTGATAAGTACTGAAGAAGCACCACCAATTCCTACAAATCCATCTGTGCATGGTTTCAGTGATGCTAGCAGAGCTAATGAAAGAAGTAGCCACAATGCAGTTACTTGTTTGGGGAGTGTACACAAATCTAACAGTCTGCAGTTTTCACCTTTGAAACATCCTagtaaaaacacacaaaacactgtaaaatcTCTTCCTTTACAAGAGCCATATCAGACACACAACTCAAAGACAGAGACCACACCCTTTCATGGCAAAAGTGACATTAAACCAgataaaataaatcctgtttGGAAAAGTGTCCAAAATAGTGGTTTGAACTATATTCCTTTTTCATTGCAATCTGAAGTGAAGAATGGAAATGAAACTATCCAGCCTAAAAGTGCCCCtgttcctgtttttccttcaaGATCTAATCCTTATAAACAATGGTCTGGAAAACCTGGGAATAACACACACGGTATTTTTTGTGAATCATCCAGTGTTTCTATGAGTATGAAACCTAAGGATCTAACTAAAGTGGTTAACCAAGCTAATGCAGGTCACTTAAATCAAGCTGAAATACCAAAGAAGTGTCCTCTATCATTTGATGACTGGAATGAACCAAAATTCTCTGATGAGATACTAGATATGTTTTGTGAATCCAATAGTCTTTGGGATGCAAACTGTGAAGATGATGAATTGCTGTATCAGGTGTGTGATGATATAGAAAAGCAGACTCAGAGCCAGGATGTTaaacaaggaaatgaaagagcTAAAACTATACAAGGACCCAGTATTAATTCCAGATCAAATATTGATAACAGCTTCCCAGCATCTAAACAAGGACTACCTGATCTCTTGgcacaaaaaataaatgcaaaacgGGATGCTTTCTCACTAAACGATTCCTGTAGGAATTCATCAAAGGTTCCACATGGGCTGGCCACAACAGGTCACATAGTGAACTGTAAAAATGTCTCAAGTCCTCAAACTGTGGGCTTAGGCACTTCCACGGAATGTAAATACACACTGTCTAAAAACTGTCATCAAGCTGCTTCTGAAGATACTACAAAGACTGTTGCAGGAAAATGGTACAGGTCAAATTCTGTGCCAGCAGGAGAGACTGGTTCTGAAGTAAGTCCTGTTAATGCAGTAAACATTTTTAGTAGCAAAACACTAGACAGCCCAGATCTTTTGTATAATATGGGGAAGATGCCGAATAACAGTTCTGGTAACAAAACATCACTTATGCCTTCAAAGTTTAAGTTCCGAAAGACTAACAATTTTCAGGGTGCTCTTCATGTAGGGTCTGAAAATCCAGGGAGTCATTCTGGCATTGGAATTACTCTGCAGGGTTTGGAAGGAAGCAAGAATCAGGTGAATGTGGCTTTGCACAGCAAGCTTGACAATAAGAAATCACCTTTCAAGAGGCACCTTTCAGAGTCTTTTGCACTGCCGACATCAG TGTCTGTGGTggaacaaaaaaatagaaaatgttctCAAGAGGagattgaaaggaaaa